A stretch of Halomonas elongata DSM 2581 DNA encodes these proteins:
- the ectA gene encoding diaminobutyrate acetyltransferase yields the protein MNATTEPFTPSADLAKPSVADAVVGHEASPLFIRKPSPDDGWGIYELVKSCPPLDVNSAYAYLLLATQFRDSCAVATNEEGEIVGFVSGYVKSNAPDTYFLWQVAVGEKARGTGLARRLVEAVMTRPEMAEVHHLETTITPDNQASWGLFRRLADRWQAPLNSREYFSTDQLGGEHDPENLVRIGPFQTDQI from the coding sequence ATGAACGCAACCACAGAGCCCTTTACACCCTCCGCCGACCTGGCCAAGCCCAGCGTGGCCGATGCCGTGGTCGGCCATGAGGCCTCACCGCTCTTCATCCGCAAGCCAAGCCCCGATGACGGCTGGGGCATCTACGAGCTGGTCAAGTCCTGTCCGCCTCTCGACGTCAATTCCGCCTACGCCTATCTGTTGCTGGCCACCCAGTTCCGCGATAGCTGCGCCGTGGCGACCAACGAAGAGGGCGAGATCGTCGGCTTCGTTTCCGGCTACGTGAAGAGCAACGCCCCCGATACCTATTTCCTCTGGCAGGTTGCCGTGGGCGAGAAGGCACGTGGCACCGGCCTGGCCCGTCGTCTGGTGGAAGCCGTGATGACACGCCCGGAAATGGCCGAGGTCCACCATCTCGAGACCACTATCACGCCCGACAACCAGGCGTCCTGGGGCTTGTTCCGCCGTCTCGCCGATCGCTGGCAGGCGCCGTTGAACAGCCGCGAATACTTCTCCACCGATCAACTCGGCGGTGAGCATGACCCGGAAAACCTCGTTCGCATCGGCCCGTTCCAGACCGACCAGATCTGA
- the ectB gene encoding diaminobutyrate--2-oxoglutarate transaminase — protein sequence MQTQILERMESDVRTYSRSFPVVFTKARNARLTDEEGREYIDFLAGAGTLNYGHNNPHLKQALLDYIDSDGIVHGLDFWTAAKRDYLETLEEVILKPRGLDYKVHLPGPTGTNAVEAAIRLARVAKGRHNIVSFTNGFHGVTMGALATTGNRKFREATGGVPTQAASFMPFDGYLGSSTDTLDYFEKLLGDKSGGLDVPAAVIVETVQGEGGINVAGLEWLKRLESICRANDILLIIDDIQAGCGRTGKFFSFEHAGITPDIVTNSKSLSGYGLPFAHVLMRPELDKWKPGQYNGTFRGFNLAFATAAAAMRKYWSDDTFERDVQRKARIVEERFGKIAAWLSENGIEASERGRGLMRGIDVGSGDIADKITHQAFENGLIIETSGQDGEVVKCLCPLTIPDEDLVEGLDILETSTKQAFS from the coding sequence ATGCAGACCCAGATTCTCGAACGCATGGAGTCCGACGTTCGGACCTACTCCCGCTCCTTCCCGGTCGTCTTCACCAAGGCGCGCAATGCCCGCCTGACCGACGAGGAAGGGCGCGAGTACATCGACTTCCTGGCCGGTGCCGGCACCCTGAACTACGGCCACAACAACCCGCACCTCAAGCAGGCGCTGCTCGACTATATCGACAGCGACGGCATCGTCCACGGCCTGGACTTCTGGACTGCGGCCAAGCGCGACTATCTGGAAACCCTGGAAGAGGTGATCCTCAAGCCGCGCGGTCTCGACTACAAGGTGCATCTGCCCGGACCGACTGGCACCAACGCCGTCGAGGCGGCCATTCGCCTGGCCCGGGTCGCCAAGGGGCGCCACAATATCGTCTCCTTCACCAACGGCTTTCATGGCGTCACCATGGGCGCGCTGGCGACCACCGGTAACCGCAAGTTCCGCGAGGCCACCGGTGGCGTGCCGACCCAGGCTGCTTCCTTCATGCCGTTCGATGGCTACCTCGGCAGCAGCACCGACACCCTCGACTACTTCGAGAAGCTGCTCGGCGACAAGTCCGGCGGCCTGGACGTGCCCGCGGCGGTGATCGTCGAGACAGTGCAGGGCGAGGGCGGTATCAATGTCGCCGGCCTGGAGTGGCTCAAGCGCCTCGAGAGCATCTGCCGCGCCAATGACATCCTGCTGATCATCGACGACATCCAGGCGGGCTGCGGCCGGACCGGCAAGTTCTTCAGCTTCGAGCATGCCGGCATCACGCCGGATATCGTGACCAACTCCAAGTCGCTGTCCGGTTACGGCCTGCCGTTCGCTCACGTCCTGATGCGCCCCGAGCTCGACAAGTGGAAGCCCGGTCAGTACAACGGCACCTTCCGCGGCTTCAACCTGGCTTTCGCCACTGCTGCTGCCGCCATGCGCAAGTACTGGAGCGACGACACCTTCGAGCGTGACGTGCAGCGCAAGGCTCGCATCGTCGAGGAACGCTTCGGCAAGATCGCCGCCTGGCTGAGCGAGAACGGCATCGAGGCCTCCGAGCGCGGCCGCGGGCTGATGCGGGGCATCGACGTGGGTTCCGGCGATATCGCCGACAAGATCACCCACCAAGCCTTCGAGAACGGGTTGATCATCGAAACCAGCGGTCAGGACGGCGAAGTGGTCAAGTGCCTGTGCCCGCTGACCATTCCCGACGAAGACCTGGTCGAGGGACTCGACATCCTCGAGACCAGCACCAAGCAGGCCTTTAGCTGA
- a CDS encoding ectoine synthase, with product MIVRNLEEARQTDRLVTAENGNWDSTRLSLAEDGGNCSFHITRIFEGTETHIHYKHHFEAVYCIEGEGEVETLADGKIWPIKPGDIYILDQHDEHLLRASKTMHLACVFTPGLTGNEVHREDGSYAPADEADDQKPL from the coding sequence ATGATCGTTCGCAATCTCGAAGAAGCGCGCCAGACCGACCGTCTGGTCACCGCCGAAAACGGCAACTGGGACAGCACCCGCCTGTCGCTGGCCGAAGATGGTGGCAACTGCTCCTTCCACATCACCCGCATCTTCGAGGGTACCGAGACCCACATCCACTATAAGCATCACTTCGAGGCTGTTTATTGCATCGAAGGCGAGGGCGAAGTGGAAACCCTGGCCGATGGCAAGATCTGGCCCATCAAGCCGGGTGACATCTACATCCTCGACCAGCACGACGAGCACCTGCTGCGCGCCAGCAAGACCATGCACCTGGCCTGCGTGTTCACGCCGGGCCTGACCGGCAACGAAGTGCACCGCGAAGACGGTTCCTACGCACCTGCCGACGAAGCCGACGACCAGAAGCCGCTGTAA
- a CDS encoding AraC family transcriptional regulator, which produces MPNDLVSELLLGMRLSGIQYRRIQAVPPFGIGGFGASPGWAHFHFIARGPVYLRSPGGAVHRLEVGDAVLLPRGGPHELLSSPEQSASRDIASFTTAPLCKAVSAVRNGSPEVCQESGAVIFSGCMEFDLGGMHPLVGLMPEVMRVDTLQDRHPEILPILQAMEREAQAERAGFASILSRLADVVSACIVRGWVECGCGDASGWVEALRDPRLGRVIAAMHREPGRHWTVAELAKQMGSSRSVFAERFLTVTGLTPHRYMTELRMRLATQWIGRDRQPIDAVAQRLGYGSQAAFSRAYKRVTGRSPGAVRAEASREGLRA; this is translated from the coding sequence TTGCCCAACGACCTGGTCAGCGAACTGCTGCTCGGCATGCGTCTAAGCGGCATCCAGTATCGCCGCATACAGGCGGTTCCTCCCTTCGGCATCGGGGGCTTCGGTGCCAGCCCGGGGTGGGCCCACTTTCACTTCATCGCGCGAGGGCCAGTATATCTGCGCAGTCCCGGCGGGGCCGTGCACCGGCTCGAGGTCGGTGACGCAGTGCTTCTGCCGCGCGGCGGACCGCATGAGCTGCTGTCGTCGCCGGAGCAATCCGCCAGTCGTGATATCGCCAGCTTCACGACCGCTCCGCTCTGCAAGGCCGTCAGTGCGGTGCGCAACGGTTCCCCAGAAGTTTGCCAGGAGAGTGGGGCCGTCATCTTCAGCGGCTGCATGGAGTTCGATCTCGGCGGCATGCATCCGCTCGTCGGCTTGATGCCCGAAGTGATGCGTGTCGATACGCTTCAGGATCGCCACCCGGAGATACTGCCGATCCTCCAGGCGATGGAACGCGAAGCGCAGGCCGAGCGGGCGGGCTTCGCCAGCATTCTGTCGCGACTCGCCGATGTCGTTTCCGCCTGCATCGTGCGTGGCTGGGTCGAGTGCGGCTGTGGCGACGCTTCCGGTTGGGTCGAGGCCTTGCGTGACCCACGGCTGGGACGTGTCATCGCCGCCATGCATCGGGAGCCCGGCCGTCATTGGACGGTCGCTGAACTGGCGAAACAGATGGGGAGCTCGCGCTCGGTCTTCGCCGAGCGCTTCCTGACAGTCACCGGACTGACTCCGCATCGTTACATGACCGAGTTGCGCATGCGGCTGGCCACCCAGTGGATCGGACGGGACAGGCAGCCCATCGATGCCGTCGCCCAACGCCTTGGTTATGGTTCCCAGGCCGCCTTCAGCCGTGCCTACAAGCGTGTGACCGGCCGTTCGCCCGGTGCGGTGCGTGCCGAAGCGAGTCGCGAGGGACTTCGGGCATGA
- a CDS encoding YdcF family protein yields the protein MHHAQMLWDFMSLRQPCTAADAILCLGSNDIQVPRVGARLWREKWAPYLIMSGGLAHQHDLAATGWSQPEADVFSREARHAGVPRDAILCERAARHTGDNFRLTRCLAEESGIMVSGRLIIVAKPYMTRRAQATAEMAWPEVETIVQCEDVELISYLHRWQDPQRILHLMVGDMQRIMVYPERGFQRRQPIPEDVRLAQEALIAQGFDRHLP from the coding sequence ATGCACCATGCCCAGATGCTCTGGGACTTCATGAGTCTCCGGCAGCCTTGCACAGCGGCGGACGCCATTCTTTGCCTGGGCAGCAACGACATTCAAGTGCCGCGAGTTGGGGCACGCCTATGGCGGGAGAAGTGGGCACCTTATCTGATCATGAGCGGAGGGTTGGCCCACCAGCATGACCTGGCAGCTACCGGCTGGTCGCAACCTGAGGCCGATGTATTTTCCCGAGAAGCCCGCCATGCGGGCGTTCCCCGGGATGCCATATTATGTGAGCGTGCCGCGCGTCATACCGGCGACAATTTCCGCCTGACACGATGTCTGGCGGAGGAGAGCGGTATCATGGTCTCAGGTCGACTCATCATCGTTGCCAAGCCTTATATGACACGTCGTGCTCAGGCTACGGCAGAGATGGCCTGGCCTGAAGTCGAAACCATCGTCCAATGCGAGGACGTCGAACTGATAAGCTATCTGCATCGTTGGCAGGACCCGCAGCGCATCCTGCACCTCATGGTCGGCGACATGCAGAGAATCATGGTCTATCCCGAACGTGGTTTTCAGCGTCGGCAGCCTATACCGGAAGACGTGCGTCTTGCCCAGGAGGCATTGATTGCACAGGGCTTCGACAGGCACTTGCCATGA
- a CDS encoding DNA glycosylase AlkZ-like family protein, translated as MTAQQRLTLSLADARRLLVRHHGRPGSLTSVIRRLGTIQFDPLAPLGTNPDLVLQARVPGYRQGGWQDAAYRQRLLVDGWDKQASLIPPEHWWAQAPFHHWFARRWQQRGIDIDSPEARDILDQVGQRGPSTSLELGDQRSDPALRGSWYGPKRSRHLLKALWDSGRLMTHHRVNGRHAYDLPERVLPNGAREADVDEDDALQHLVVRRVQAAGLLRPAADAAVWLLPCRRAERDRIASRALDQGRLIELVVDGERYWATPEAVSLLDDNSASFGDAERSMRFLAPLDPLMWDRRGISRVFGFDYVWEVYKPREQRRWGYYVLPVLWGDRFIARFDAQCREGTLTIHAWHWEADIMPSRLPEGAPEALQRAARDFLGYLGADRVVLPRGLGREARYAWQRAAK; from the coding sequence ATGACTGCACAACAGCGTCTTACTCTGAGCCTCGCGGATGCCCGGCGCCTGCTGGTGCGCCATCATGGCCGTCCGGGGTCGCTGACGAGCGTGATTCGTCGCCTTGGCACCATCCAGTTCGATCCACTCGCGCCACTCGGCACCAATCCCGATCTGGTCCTGCAAGCGCGGGTGCCGGGTTATCGGCAGGGCGGCTGGCAGGATGCGGCCTATCGGCAGCGACTGCTGGTTGATGGGTGGGACAAGCAGGCCAGCCTGATTCCGCCCGAGCATTGGTGGGCTCAAGCCCCTTTTCATCACTGGTTCGCTCGGCGTTGGCAACAGCGGGGCATCGACATCGACTCGCCGGAAGCCCGGGACATTCTCGATCAGGTAGGGCAGCGGGGCCCCTCGACCAGTCTCGAACTGGGCGATCAGCGATCCGATCCGGCCTTGCGTGGTAGCTGGTATGGTCCCAAGCGTTCACGCCATCTGCTCAAGGCGCTGTGGGATTCGGGACGATTGATGACCCACCATCGCGTCAACGGTCGCCATGCCTATGATCTGCCGGAACGCGTCTTGCCGAATGGGGCGCGCGAAGCGGATGTCGATGAAGATGACGCGCTGCAGCATCTGGTCGTGCGTCGCGTCCAGGCTGCTGGCCTGTTGCGACCGGCAGCCGATGCCGCCGTCTGGCTACTGCCTTGCCGACGTGCCGAGCGCGATCGTATCGCGTCGCGAGCTCTCGACCAGGGGCGCCTGATCGAGCTGGTCGTGGACGGCGAACGCTACTGGGCCACGCCCGAAGCCGTTTCGCTCCTGGATGACAATTCAGCATCGTTCGGCGACGCGGAGCGCAGCATGCGCTTTCTCGCGCCTCTCGATCCGCTGATGTGGGACCGGCGCGGCATTTCCCGTGTCTTTGGTTTCGACTATGTGTGGGAGGTCTACAAGCCTCGTGAGCAGCGTCGCTGGGGCTATTATGTCCTGCCGGTCCTGTGGGGGGATCGCTTCATCGCGCGTTTCGACGCTCAATGCCGGGAAGGCACCCTGACCATTCACGCCTGGCACTGGGAAGCCGATATCATGCCGTCCCGGCTTCCCGAAGGCGCTCCCGAGGCACTGCAGCGGGCTGCCCGCGATTTTCTCGGCTATCTGGGCGCCGATCGGGTCGTGTTGCCCAGAGGGCTGGGTCGCGAAGCCCGATATGCATGGCAAAGGGCGGCCAAATGA
- a CDS encoding DUF1090 domain-containing protein, translated as MKRTFFRVIPAMVLVAMPIVFSQPVLAAETVDSLCKTKAEHIQKQLRIAKEYGNEHRVRGLEKSLEGVRQHCSNERVIEDAEEDVSESMEEVRERQAELAEAQQEGDMDDIRKRSEKLEEAVMELKEHQNELESLQNKQ; from the coding sequence ATGAAACGGACCTTCTTCCGCGTCATCCCCGCGATGGTGCTTGTTGCCATGCCAATCGTCTTCAGCCAGCCGGTTCTGGCCGCCGAGACGGTGGACTCGCTCTGTAAAACCAAGGCCGAGCACATCCAGAAGCAGCTTCGTATCGCCAAGGAGTACGGCAATGAGCATCGCGTGCGCGGTTTGGAAAAGTCCCTGGAAGGCGTGCGGCAGCATTGCAGCAACGAGCGCGTCATAGAAGACGCCGAGGAAGATGTCAGCGAGAGCATGGAAGAGGTTCGTGAGCGCCAGGCAGAACTGGCCGAAGCGCAGCAGGAAGGCGACATGGACGATATACGCAAGCGCAGCGAAAAGCTCGAAGAGGCCGTCATGGAGCTCAAAGAACACCAGAACGAACTGGAATCGCTTCAGAACAAGCAATAA
- a CDS encoding MFS transporter — MNDISPRAAPAWSAVFSMTLGVFGLVTAEFLPVSLLTPMASDLDISEGMAGQTVTATAAIALVTSLLITAATRRIDRRYVLLGFSTLLIVSNLLVALAPNMPLLLLGRVLLGIALGGFWTMSAATVMRLVPEESVPRALSMIFSGVSVATIVAAPMGSFFGDIIGWRNVFLIAALFGVLALLVQFATLPRMAPNAQTRLKTLVEVLRRPMVGLGILAAAMIFAGHFAFFTYIRPFLETVTRVDVNGISSILLGFGLANFLGTFLGGFMLERNMRFTQIVMPATMGILGLGLSGVGGIPMADALMVALWGMAFGTVPVAWSTWLTRTVPDEAESAGGLLVAAIQFAIASGAAVGGLVFDTSGAIGVFAVSGVVLLMAALLILFGVRAQAAIPT; from the coding sequence ATGAACGACATCTCGCCACGGGCTGCGCCGGCATGGAGCGCGGTCTTCTCGATGACGCTGGGTGTTTTCGGATTGGTCACGGCGGAGTTTCTGCCGGTGAGCCTGTTGACGCCCATGGCATCGGATCTCGATATCAGCGAAGGCATGGCCGGCCAAACGGTAACGGCAACGGCCGCGATCGCTCTGGTAACCAGCCTGCTGATCACGGCGGCAACCCGGAGGATCGACCGCCGGTATGTTCTGCTGGGATTCTCGACGTTGCTGATAGTCTCGAATCTCCTGGTGGCACTGGCGCCGAACATGCCGCTTCTGTTGCTTGGTCGCGTGCTGCTGGGCATCGCCCTGGGCGGTTTCTGGACCATGTCGGCGGCCACGGTGATGCGGCTGGTGCCCGAGGAAAGCGTGCCACGCGCGCTCTCGATGATTTTCAGCGGTGTGTCGGTGGCCACTATCGTCGCTGCGCCCATGGGCAGCTTCTTCGGCGATATCATAGGCTGGCGAAATGTCTTTCTGATTGCCGCACTGTTTGGCGTGCTGGCCTTGCTGGTGCAATTTGCCACCTTGCCACGCATGGCTCCGAATGCCCAGACGCGCCTGAAAACCCTGGTCGAGGTGCTGCGGCGCCCGATGGTTGGGCTCGGCATTCTGGCCGCCGCCATGATCTTTGCGGGCCATTTCGCCTTCTTTACCTATATTCGTCCCTTCCTCGAAACCGTCACTCGCGTCGACGTGAATGGTATATCCAGTATTTTGCTGGGATTTGGCCTGGCCAACTTCCTGGGAACTTTCCTGGGAGGCTTCATGCTCGAACGCAATATGCGTTTCACGCAGATCGTCATGCCGGCGACGATGGGAATCCTTGGCCTGGGACTATCGGGCGTCGGCGGCATTCCCATGGCCGATGCACTGATGGTGGCGCTCTGGGGCATGGCATTCGGCACCGTTCCTGTCGCGTGGTCCACCTGGCTGACCCGCACGGTGCCTGATGAAGCTGAAAGCGCTGGCGGTCTGCTGGTGGCAGCGATCCAGTTCGCGATCGCCAGTGGCGCGGCCGTCGGCGGCCTGGTCTTCGATACCAGTGGTGCCATCGGAGTCTTTGCGGTGAGTGGCGTCGTGCTGCTGATGGCAGCACTGCTCATCCTGTTCGGTGTCAGGGCCCAGGCAGCCATTCCGACCTGA
- a CDS encoding ATP-dependent zinc protease family protein — MPNRPMLMLSLFGSMALLGGCAQLSSQQQEPPPPVTAAQFESGIQRLESNLAARCENQSQLLSMQRMEQRTLTADVREVGSLLRGLRGDIAALDDNDDKQATQVVTECLAADDRLANKELLGRSEWIGLPNVGTYLQARVDSGADTSSLSAREITSFERDGEDWVRFKLGLDDDDSAVDTIRDSWVEAPVERRVRIEQATGEESRPVIKLLMTLGPIRETVEFTLTDRAHLDYPVLLGRHFLMDIAIIDVAEDFLHGRPDFPRGSESSDDADQTEDETP; from the coding sequence ATGCCGAATCGCCCAATGTTGATGTTATCGCTCTTCGGGTCAATGGCATTACTCGGGGGCTGCGCCCAACTGTCTTCACAGCAGCAGGAGCCGCCGCCGCCAGTGACGGCAGCACAGTTCGAGTCAGGGATCCAGCGTCTGGAGAGCAATCTTGCCGCCCGTTGCGAGAACCAGTCGCAGCTGCTGTCGATGCAGCGTATGGAACAGCGGACGCTGACTGCCGATGTGCGCGAGGTGGGCAGCTTGTTGCGAGGCCTGCGCGGCGATATCGCGGCCCTTGATGACAACGATGACAAGCAGGCGACCCAGGTCGTCACCGAGTGCCTGGCAGCCGATGACAGGCTGGCCAACAAGGAACTCCTGGGCCGCAGCGAATGGATCGGGCTGCCGAACGTCGGCACCTACTTGCAGGCACGGGTGGATTCCGGTGCGGATACCTCATCGCTCAGCGCCAGGGAAATCACCAGCTTCGAACGGGATGGCGAAGACTGGGTACGCTTCAAGCTTGGCCTCGATGACGATGACAGCGCCGTCGACACAATTCGCGACAGCTGGGTCGAGGCGCCGGTGGAGCGTCGTGTGCGAATCGAGCAGGCAACCGGGGAGGAATCCCGCCCGGTCATCAAGCTGCTGATGACCCTGGGCCCGATCCGTGAAACAGTTGAGTTCACGCTGACGGATCGCGCTCATCTCGATTATCCGGTTCTGCTCGGGCGTCATTTCCTGATGGACATTGCCATCATCGATGTTGCCGAAGACTTTCTCCATGGGCGGCCCGATTTCCCCCGTGGATCCGAGTCGTCGGACGACGCCGACCAGACAGAAGACGAAACACCCTGA
- a CDS encoding inactive transglutaminase family protein, with the protein MSRLPFYLIVALLLVAGIGLSIHRHVQFEVPWTPGEQRQVWEIEAQVNFLADGGPAKVEMALPSTQQGFRVLTEHTASPGYGLSFLEENGSRRALWSIRDATGNQQLYYSSRIQVAPQARASETPPPSPKPDVVWERPYDTAASQVIDRAWSRSADPFTFTRELIREFSEQRQGENARLLLTQFDRVPLVVRLLNQAGIAAREVSGLMLEDGRRRQSLTPWIQVYDGDEQSLFNPTTGEQGRPENLLLWENAGKSVLEVQGGTNSQVYFSMLSRNQPAGAAVRSRMAEASDTILNFSIHSLPLEEQALFQTILLIPIGALVVVLLRVLVGIKTSGTFMPVLIALAFIQTTLATGLIGFLLVVAVGLVIRNYLSYLNLLLVARVTAVIITVIAIISLFSVLSYRIGLNAGLTITFFPMIILSWTIERMSILWEEEGPKEVLIQGGGSLLTAVLAYLAMNNPWIRHITFNFLGVQLILMALILMLGNYTGYRLLELRRFKPVTED; encoded by the coding sequence ATGTCCCGACTGCCCTTCTATCTGATCGTTGCCCTGTTGCTGGTCGCCGGCATCGGCTTGAGCATTCACCGCCATGTCCAGTTCGAGGTGCCCTGGACGCCGGGCGAGCAGCGGCAAGTCTGGGAAATCGAGGCTCAGGTCAACTTCCTTGCCGATGGTGGTCCCGCCAAGGTGGAAATGGCACTGCCCTCCACTCAGCAAGGCTTCCGTGTGCTGACCGAACACACGGCGTCACCGGGCTATGGTCTTTCCTTTCTCGAGGAGAACGGCAGCCGTCGCGCCCTCTGGTCTATCCGCGATGCTACCGGCAATCAGCAACTCTATTACAGCAGCCGCATCCAGGTAGCTCCCCAGGCTCGCGCATCCGAGACGCCGCCTCCTTCACCGAAACCCGATGTCGTCTGGGAGCGCCCCTACGATACGGCGGCCTCCCAGGTCATCGACCGTGCCTGGTCGCGCAGTGCCGACCCCTTCACCTTCACCCGCGAGCTGATTCGCGAGTTCAGCGAACAGCGTCAGGGCGAGAACGCCCGCTTGTTGCTGACCCAGTTCGATCGCGTGCCACTGGTGGTTCGGCTGCTCAATCAGGCCGGTATCGCAGCACGCGAGGTCAGCGGCTTGATGCTCGAGGATGGGCGACGCCGACAGAGCCTGACCCCCTGGATCCAGGTCTACGACGGAGATGAGCAGTCGCTCTTCAACCCGACCACCGGCGAACAGGGACGCCCCGAGAATCTTCTGCTATGGGAGAACGCCGGCAAGTCGGTGCTCGAGGTTCAGGGCGGCACCAACTCCCAGGTCTACTTTTCCATGCTGTCGCGCAACCAGCCCGCCGGGGCCGCCGTGCGCAGCCGCATGGCCGAGGCATCCGACACCATCCTCAACTTCTCGATCCACAGCCTGCCTCTCGAGGAACAGGCGCTGTTCCAGACGATTCTGCTGATTCCCATCGGCGCGCTGGTCGTGGTCCTGCTGCGAGTGCTGGTCGGCATCAAGACCTCGGGGACCTTCATGCCGGTGCTGATCGCCCTGGCCTTCATCCAGACCACCCTGGCCACCGGCCTGATCGGCTTTTTGCTGGTGGTGGCCGTGGGCCTGGTGATCCGCAATTACCTGTCCTACCTTAACTTGCTGCTGGTGGCGAGGGTCACGGCGGTCATCATCACGGTGATCGCCATCATCTCGCTGTTCTCGGTACTGTCCTATCGCATCGGTCTCAACGCTGGCCTGACCATCACCTTCTTCCCGATGATCATCCTCTCCTGGACCATCGAGCGCATGTCGATCCTCTGGGAAGAGGAAGGCCCCAAGGAGGTCCTGATCCAGGGCGGCGGCAGCCTGCTGACCGCGGTACTGGCCTATCTGGCCATGAACAATCCCTGGATTCGCCATATCACCTTCAACTTCCTCGGCGTGCAGCTGATCCTGATGGCGTTGATCCTGATGCTCGGCAACTACACCGGCTATCGTCTGCTGGAGCTGCGTCGTTTCAAGCCGGTCACGGAGGACTGA
- a CDS encoding alpha-L-glutamate ligase-like protein produces the protein MWTTPGKLRAKGIIGMNRRNIRYIGRYNDRRLYPLVDDKLQTKLLAQRYDITTPALIGTVSTQFGVKHIRDMLDGHSGFVIKPAKGSGGKGILVIERVEGQHYIKPSGAHLTLKDVERHVSNILSGLYSLGGSPDVAIIEGLINFDETFNEYTYEGVPDIRVIVFKGYPVMAMMRLSTAASDGKANLHQGAVGVGIDIASGQAIRGVQFDRSRHDHPDTGHELASLRIANWHTLLKLAASCYEMTSLGYLGTDMVLDRDHGPMLLELNARPGLAIQMANGEGLRNRLDLIEQQPGGLDVEQRVDFAQQHFARRSELDAVRAAASAQTASA, from the coding sequence ATGTGGACGACCCCCGGCAAGCTGCGCGCCAAGGGCATCATCGGCATGAACCGGCGCAACATTCGCTATATCGGCCGCTACAACGACCGGCGGCTCTATCCGCTGGTCGATGACAAGCTCCAGACCAAGCTGCTCGCCCAGCGCTACGACATCACCACCCCTGCCCTGATCGGCACGGTGTCGACCCAGTTCGGCGTCAAGCATATCCGCGACATGCTCGACGGCCACAGCGGGTTCGTCATCAAGCCGGCCAAGGGCAGTGGCGGCAAGGGCATCCTGGTCATCGAGCGCGTCGAGGGCCAGCATTACATCAAGCCCAGTGGCGCCCACCTGACGCTCAAGGATGTCGAGCGACATGTCTCCAACATCCTCTCCGGACTCTACTCGCTGGGTGGGTCCCCGGATGTGGCGATCATCGAAGGGCTGATCAACTTCGACGAGACCTTCAACGAGTACACTTACGAAGGTGTGCCGGATATTCGTGTCATCGTCTTCAAGGGCTATCCGGTCATGGCCATGATGCGGCTTTCCACTGCCGCCTCGGATGGCAAGGCCAACCTGCACCAGGGGGCGGTGGGCGTCGGCATCGACATCGCTTCAGGCCAGGCGATACGCGGCGTGCAATTCGACCGCTCGCGTCACGACCATCCCGATACCGGACATGAACTGGCCAGCCTGAGGATCGCCAACTGGCACACCTTGCTGAAGCTGGCGGCAAGTTGCTATGAAATGACGTCGCTGGGATATCTCGGTACCGACATGGTGCTGGATCGCGATCATGGCCCCATGTTGCTGGAGCTCAACGCGCGCCCCGGCCTGGCCATCCAGATGGCCAACGGTGAAGGCCTGCGCAACCGCTTGGATCTCATCGAGCAGCAGCCCGGCGGGCTCGACGTCGAACAACGGGTGGACTTTGCCCAGCAGCACTTTGCCCGACGCAGCGAGCTCGACGCCGTCCGCGCGGCGGCATCGGCACAAACGGCGTCGGCGTGA
- a CDS encoding transcriptional repressor — translation MTDSRALMDQAERQCRRRGVRFTPIRQRVLQMIADTRGGLKAYDLLDRLATEHASARPPTVYRALEFLIDQGLVHRIESLNAYVACPCPEHAHGFQLLICRDCGRVEELHLDDINEQLGQRAHELGFTVQRQTIELLGRCEACHAVPQTS, via the coding sequence ATGACCGATTCACGAGCCTTGATGGACCAGGCAGAGCGACAATGCCGTCGCCGCGGCGTCCGCTTCACGCCCATTCGCCAGCGAGTGCTGCAGATGATCGCCGACACGCGTGGCGGGCTGAAGGCCTATGATCTTCTCGATCGCCTCGCCACCGAGCATGCCTCGGCCAGGCCGCCCACGGTATATCGCGCTCTGGAGTTCCTCATCGATCAGGGCCTGGTGCATCGCATCGAGTCGCTCAATGCCTATGTGGCCTGCCCGTGTCCCGAGCATGCCCACGGCTTCCAACTGCTGATCTGTCGCGACTGCGGCCGGGTCGAGGAACTGCACCTCGACGATATCAATGAGCAGTTGGGACAGCGCGCCCACGAACTGGGATTCACGGTACAGCGCCAGACCATCGAACTGCTGGGCCGTTGCGAGGCCTGCCACGCGGTCCCCCAGACGTCCTGA